One segment of Vibrio mimicus DNA contains the following:
- the purU gene encoding formyltetrahydrofolate deformylase has translation MEKKTLLTHCPDAPGLISKITNICYKHQLNIIHNNEFVDNTSGHFFMRTELEGYFNDATLLADLDHALPQGTRRKLISSTRKRIIVLVTKEAHCLGDILMKNYDGSLDVDIAAVVGNYDTLQRLTERFDIPYHCVSHEGLSREEHEQALLEVIDQYQPDYLVLAKYMRVLTPSFVERFHHKIINIHHSFLPAFIGAKPYQQAYDRGVKIIGATAHFVTNDLDEGPIIKQDVIPVDHTFSAQDMAQAGRDVEKNVLSKALNKVLNDHVFVYGNKTVIL, from the coding sequence ATGGAAAAAAAAACCCTGCTGACGCATTGTCCTGATGCGCCGGGACTGATCTCCAAAATCACCAATATTTGTTATAAGCATCAACTCAACATTATTCACAACAACGAATTTGTGGATAACACCAGCGGCCATTTCTTCATGCGTACGGAATTGGAAGGCTATTTCAATGACGCTACTTTATTGGCCGACCTTGACCATGCTCTGCCGCAAGGCACGCGCCGTAAGCTGATCAGCTCTACCCGCAAACGCATCATCGTACTCGTAACGAAAGAAGCACACTGTCTGGGTGATATTCTGATGAAGAATTACGATGGCAGCTTGGATGTCGACATCGCTGCTGTAGTCGGCAACTATGACACTTTGCAGCGTTTGACCGAACGTTTTGATATTCCTTACCACTGTGTTTCCCATGAAGGTTTATCTCGTGAAGAACACGAACAAGCGCTATTAGAGGTGATTGACCAATATCAGCCAGATTATCTGGTACTCGCCAAATACATGCGTGTTTTAACACCTAGTTTTGTTGAACGTTTCCACCATAAGATCATCAATATCCATCACAGCTTCTTGCCTGCCTTTATTGGTGCGAAACCTTACCAACAGGCTTATGACCGTGGGGTAAAAATCATTGGTGCGACGGCGCACTTTGTGACGAATGACCTCGATGAAGGCCCAATCATCAAACAAGACGTGATTCCGGTCGACCACACCTTTAGCGCGCAAGACATGGCGCAAGCAGGACGTGATGTGGAGAAAAATGTGCTCAGCAAAGCACTCAATAAAGTGCTGAATGACCATGTGTTTGTCTACGGCAACAAAACTGTCATTTTGTAA